The following coding sequences lie in one Candidatus Eremiobacterota bacterium genomic window:
- a CDS encoding HlyD family secretion protein, translated as MRTTADRADDDLRRIPDEPPPPPRLPRRRRWLPYAAALCVVAVALYFGGHWLLYDRHRVYTDDATIDTDQVFVTSKVSERVARVLVDENQFVHKGQPLVVLDDANERAALDLAEENLRSLQATANAARDAASLEGELQAAQVQEQAGSVEAARRSTQLSASQAAAAGNAVAVAQAQVASARAQLASAQAAVPAAQDALRKAELDRSRTEALARQGYVAATALDAAVTAASQARATYNAALAQVANARAALRMAEATLVQQRSNAAAASTGTAASAAQIPIAQAKTAEAAAPSRVANKQNTAYAAESQAGAMAAQVRLARLALRDTRIVAPVDGWVSARNAEEGQTVVPGQAVVTLSPANRIYVTANYKETQLNRIRPGMPVDISIDACGGQTVRGKVIGFAPVAQNALSTLPSLSAPTNFVKVTQRVPIRIALPKDGGSCVFRPGTAVETAIIAN; from the coding sequence ATGAGGACGACGGCCGACCGCGCCGACGACGATCTGCGGCGCATCCCGGACGAACCGCCGCCGCCGCCGCGCCTGCCGCGCCGGCGCCGCTGGCTTCCGTACGCCGCGGCGCTGTGCGTCGTCGCCGTGGCGTTGTACTTCGGCGGGCACTGGCTGCTCTACGATCGCCATCGCGTCTACACCGACGACGCGACGATCGACACGGACCAAGTCTTCGTGACGAGCAAGGTCTCCGAGCGCGTCGCGCGGGTTCTGGTCGACGAGAACCAGTTCGTGCACAAGGGCCAGCCGCTGGTCGTGCTCGACGACGCGAACGAACGCGCGGCGCTGGATCTCGCCGAGGAGAACCTGCGCTCGCTGCAAGCGACTGCGAACGCCGCGCGCGACGCGGCCTCGCTCGAGGGCGAGCTGCAAGCAGCGCAGGTGCAAGAACAAGCCGGCTCGGTCGAAGCGGCGCGGCGGTCGACGCAGCTGTCCGCCTCGCAAGCCGCGGCCGCAGGCAATGCGGTCGCGGTTGCGCAGGCGCAAGTCGCTTCGGCGCGCGCGCAGCTCGCGTCGGCGCAAGCCGCCGTCCCCGCCGCGCAGGACGCACTGCGCAAAGCCGAGCTCGACCGCAGCCGCACGGAGGCGCTCGCGCGCCAGGGCTATGTCGCCGCGACCGCGCTCGACGCGGCCGTCACCGCCGCTTCGCAAGCGCGCGCGACGTACAACGCCGCGCTGGCACAAGTCGCCAACGCACGCGCCGCGCTGCGCATGGCCGAGGCGACGCTCGTTCAGCAGCGCTCGAACGCCGCCGCGGCGAGCACCGGTACCGCGGCGAGCGCGGCGCAGATCCCGATCGCGCAGGCGAAGACCGCCGAAGCCGCCGCGCCGTCGCGCGTCGCGAACAAACAGAACACGGCATATGCCGCTGAGTCGCAAGCCGGTGCGATGGCGGCGCAAGTGCGCCTTGCGCGGCTTGCGCTGCGCGACACGCGGATCGTCGCGCCCGTCGACGGCTGGGTTTCCGCGCGCAACGCCGAGGAGGGCCAAACCGTCGTCCCCGGCCAGGCCGTGGTGACGCTCTCGCCGGCGAACCGCATCTACGTCACCGCGAACTACAAGGAGACGCAGCTCAACCGCATCCGCCCCGGGATGCCGGTCGACATCTCCATCGACGCCTGCGGCGGCCAAACCGTGCGCGGCAAAGTGATCGGCTTCGCCCCCGTCGCCCAAAACGCGCTCTCGACGCTCCCGTCCCTCTCCGCGCCCACAAACTTCGTAAAGGTGACGCAGCGCGTGCCGATCCGCATTGCGCTGCCAAAAGACGGCGGAAGCTGCGTGTTCCGCCCGGGAACTGCAGTCGAGACGGCGATTATCGCAAACTAA
- a CDS encoding Na+/H+ antiporter, with translation MSEPVLLVLGLAAAVAFAVVAKRLMLPYPIVFVLAGTALAFIPGLPPVTIAPDWIFLVVLPPLLFSGGWTTDAVLLRQNLAPVLRLAVILVVVSTVAVAMLAQRIVPGLGWDAAVVLGAIVSPPDAVAASATFQRFSVPRRIVAILEGEALVNDATALVIYAFAVAAVVAGGFSVQRAAMQFVIVALGGIAAGIAIEWCVEKLTLALHRFELSDSLIDNLIVIGTPYAAYLTGQSLHVSGVLATVVAGILLGRRSAVLHSPETRLVGGNVWELWLYVVNAFIFLTIGLQLRGLVHDGARALALLPAALAISALLIVVRLAWVWASVSVQRWYAKAFAKHDATPRNAEALIVGWSGMRGIVSLAAALALPFAGPHGAAFPGRDAIVFITFVVIFVTLVGQGLTLIPLLKWLRVGGESDTEQREIEVRVAALQGGLQKIEQIFAEAHDEEEREIVDRLRDEYAHRIQHLRSHGTKGGRAHETALSRFDHHAQDEALRAERRAITRLRDEGKIPDDIFRRVQYDLDLAEARLY, from the coding sequence ATGAGCGAGCCGGTTCTGCTCGTGCTGGGCCTCGCTGCCGCGGTCGCCTTCGCGGTCGTCGCGAAACGGCTGATGCTGCCGTATCCGATCGTGTTCGTGCTGGCCGGGACGGCGCTCGCGTTCATCCCCGGCTTGCCGCCGGTCACCATCGCGCCCGACTGGATCTTCCTCGTCGTGTTGCCGCCGCTGCTCTTCAGCGGCGGCTGGACGACCGACGCGGTGCTGTTGCGCCAGAACCTCGCGCCGGTGCTGCGGCTGGCGGTGATCCTGGTGGTGGTCTCGACGGTCGCGGTCGCGATGCTCGCGCAGCGCATCGTGCCCGGCCTGGGCTGGGACGCCGCGGTCGTGCTCGGGGCGATCGTCTCGCCGCCCGACGCCGTCGCGGCGAGCGCGACGTTCCAGCGTTTTTCCGTCCCGCGCCGCATCGTCGCGATCCTCGAGGGCGAAGCGCTCGTCAACGACGCGACGGCGCTGGTGATCTACGCGTTCGCCGTCGCCGCCGTCGTCGCCGGCGGGTTCTCGGTGCAGCGCGCGGCGATGCAGTTCGTGATCGTCGCGCTGGGCGGGATCGCGGCGGGGATCGCGATCGAATGGTGCGTCGAGAAGCTGACCCTGGCGCTGCACCGGTTCGAGCTGAGCGACTCGCTCATCGACAACTTGATCGTCATCGGGACGCCGTACGCCGCGTACCTCACCGGCCAATCGCTGCACGTCTCGGGCGTGCTCGCGACCGTCGTCGCGGGGATCTTGCTGGGGCGCCGCTCTGCGGTGCTCCACTCGCCGGAGACGCGGCTGGTCGGCGGGAACGTATGGGAGCTGTGGCTCTACGTCGTCAACGCGTTCATCTTCCTGACGATCGGCCTGCAGCTGCGCGGCCTCGTGCACGACGGAGCGCGCGCGCTCGCGCTGCTGCCGGCGGCGCTGGCGATCAGCGCGCTGCTGATCGTCGTGCGCTTGGCGTGGGTGTGGGCGAGCGTCTCGGTGCAGCGCTGGTACGCCAAAGCGTTCGCGAAGCACGACGCGACGCCGCGCAACGCGGAGGCGCTGATCGTCGGGTGGAGCGGGATGCGCGGCATCGTCTCGCTCGCGGCGGCGCTCGCGCTGCCGTTCGCCGGTCCCCACGGCGCGGCGTTTCCGGGACGCGACGCGATCGTGTTCATCACCTTCGTGGTGATCTTCGTGACCCTGGTCGGCCAAGGGCTCACCTTGATACCGTTGCTGAAGTGGCTGCGCGTCGGCGGCGAGAGCGACACCGAGCAGCGGGAGATCGAGGTGCGCGTCGCCGCGCTGCAAGGCGGCTTGCAGAAGATCGAGCAAATCTTCGCCGAGGCGCACGACGAGGAGGAGCGCGAGATCGTCGACCGCCTCCGCGATGAGTACGCGCATCGCATTCAGCACCTGCGCTCGCACGGCACGAAAGGCGGCCGCGCGCACGAAACGGCGCTGAGCCGTTTCGACCACCACGCGCAAGACGAAGCGCTGCGCGCCGAGCGGCGAGCGATCACGCGCTTGCGCGACGAAGGCAAGATACCGGACGACATCTTCCGGCGGGTGCAGTACGATCTCGACCTGGCCGAGGCGCGGCTGTACTGA
- a CDS encoding methionine synthase, translated as MPFSTTIAGSLPKPAWLAEPERLFPNWRLDGAELAEAQRDATRIAVAEQVRAGIDTITDGEQARKHFVHGFAERLGGIDAAKRQKRGIRDDRYEAICPTVNGEVRRTSPVHVDEVRFARTLTDGPLKITIPGPMTLVDTVCDEAYGNRAELGFAFARAIREEVADLISAGIDVVQLDEPAFNVYFDEVAAWGIDALDTALSGASCTTAVHVCYGYGIPANVQWKANLGERWDQYAHVLPLLAKSCVEQISVELAGSRVPPEVLELAGDKIVAVGVIDVATDRIETADDVRATIEVARRHLDDDRIVCSTNCGMAPMPREVAYAKLRALGEGALLASVGL; from the coding sequence ATGCCGTTCTCCACGACGATCGCCGGCAGTCTCCCGAAGCCGGCTTGGCTGGCCGAGCCGGAGCGGCTCTTCCCGAACTGGCGCCTCGACGGCGCGGAACTCGCCGAGGCGCAGCGGGACGCGACGCGGATCGCGGTCGCCGAGCAGGTGCGCGCGGGGATCGACACGATCACCGACGGCGAGCAGGCGCGCAAGCATTTCGTCCACGGTTTCGCCGAGCGGCTCGGCGGCATCGATGCGGCGAAGCGGCAGAAGCGCGGAATCCGCGACGACCGCTACGAGGCGATCTGCCCGACGGTGAACGGCGAAGTCCGCCGCACCTCGCCGGTGCACGTCGACGAAGTGCGCTTCGCGCGCACGCTGACCGACGGTCCGCTGAAGATCACGATCCCCGGCCCGATGACGCTGGTCGACACCGTCTGCGACGAAGCGTACGGGAACCGCGCCGAGCTCGGCTTCGCGTTCGCGCGCGCGATCCGGGAGGAAGTCGCGGACCTCATCAGCGCCGGAATCGACGTCGTGCAGCTCGACGAGCCCGCGTTCAACGTCTACTTCGACGAGGTCGCCGCTTGGGGGATCGACGCGCTCGACACCGCCCTAAGCGGCGCGAGCTGCACCACCGCGGTCCACGTCTGCTACGGCTACGGCATCCCCGCCAACGTGCAGTGGAAGGCGAACCTCGGCGAGCGCTGGGACCAGTATGCGCACGTTCTGCCGCTGCTCGCGAAAAGCTGCGTCGAACAGATCTCCGTCGAGTTGGCCGGTTCGCGCGTCCCGCCTGAAGTGCTCGAGCTCGCCGGCGACAAGATCGTGGCGGTCGGCGTCATCGACGTCGCCACCGACCGGATCGAAACGGCGGACGACGTTCGCGCGACCATCGAAGTGGCGCGCCGCCACCTCGACGACGACCGTATCGTCTGCTCGACGAACTGCGGGATGGCCCCGATGCCGCGCGAGGTCGCCTACGCGAAGCTGCGCGCCCTCGGCGAAGGCGCGCTGCTTGCGAGCGTCGGACTTTAG
- a CDS encoding VOC family protein, with product MTNTATENPPTFYPALRYRDARAAIAWLCKAFGFREQAVYGEGDVVHHAQLTFGNGVLMLGTSRPDTYGRSPAEVDGTVTASIYVYVADVDAHCRRAKEAGATITRGPEDMDYGSREYSAKDLEGHVWSFGTYHPAAGD from the coding sequence ATGACGAACACCGCTACCGAGAACCCGCCGACCTTCTACCCCGCCCTTCGCTACCGCGACGCGCGCGCCGCGATCGCCTGGCTCTGCAAAGCCTTCGGGTTTCGCGAGCAGGCCGTGTACGGCGAAGGCGACGTCGTTCACCACGCGCAGCTGACGTTCGGCAACGGCGTGCTGATGCTCGGGACCTCGCGCCCCGACACCTACGGCCGCTCGCCGGCCGAAGTCGACGGCACGGTGACCGCCAGCATCTACGTCTACGTTGCCGATGTCGACGCGCATTGCCGGCGAGCGAAAGAGGCCGGCGCGACGATCACCCGCGGTCCCGAAGATATGGACTACGGCTCGCGCGAGTATTCTGCCAAGGACCTCGAAGGTCACGTCTGGAGCTTCGGCACGTACCATCCGGCCGCGGGCGACTGA
- a CDS encoding DHA2 family efflux MFS transporter permease subunit, producing MAVLIPSLMALIDGTVVNLGLDTIAGNLGVSIDEVSWISSIYVLAAVFVMPLTGWIATNFGRKRAFLYAVGGFTVGSLLCAMSVNLPELVATRFIQGVGGGLMMPLAMAALTDAYPSDELASAYKVYGASVMIGPAIGPAIGGWVLANASWPWIFLLNVPLGILSLFMVSAILRDQSERGERSRFDVTSLVVMIVGFSALQYVLQEGPREEWFASGKITFAAIAACAALFLFVRVQLAARVPLVDLKPLAIPSYAIGIVLALITGIGFTGTALIVPLYAQDVLRYPADLAGIVMVPSALGSVLGTEVSGRISKLIPPMFVALTSLIVCAGSTAWFALLGDRPGFDHILLPRFLQGIGLGLLYVPLNVLLMAHVPKRLIDAASGLSALVRQIGAGMGFAVLGSLIVRSRIAATSLTASRARHDTFFNDPGMAALQRWFVDHGHSAADASALSLAALQELVTRAAASVAYSETFVIVALLFVFSIPFLLLYELVPRKEADAA from the coding sequence TTGGCCGTCCTGATCCCGAGTTTGATGGCCTTGATCGACGGGACCGTGGTTAACCTTGGGCTCGACACCATCGCCGGCAACCTCGGAGTGTCGATCGACGAAGTTTCGTGGATCTCATCGATCTACGTGCTCGCCGCGGTCTTCGTCATGCCGCTGACGGGCTGGATCGCGACGAACTTCGGCCGCAAGCGAGCGTTCCTGTACGCGGTGGGCGGCTTCACCGTCGGCTCGCTATTGTGCGCGATGTCGGTGAACCTGCCCGAGCTCGTCGCGACGCGTTTCATCCAAGGGGTCGGCGGTGGGCTCATGATGCCGTTGGCGATGGCGGCGCTCACCGACGCATACCCGTCGGACGAGCTCGCCTCGGCGTACAAGGTGTACGGCGCCTCGGTGATGATCGGGCCGGCGATCGGGCCGGCGATCGGCGGCTGGGTGCTGGCGAACGCGAGCTGGCCGTGGATCTTCTTGCTCAACGTGCCGCTCGGCATACTCTCGCTGTTCATGGTCTCGGCGATCCTGCGCGATCAGTCCGAGCGCGGCGAGCGCAGCCGGTTCGACGTGACCTCGCTGGTGGTGATGATCGTCGGCTTCAGCGCGCTGCAGTACGTGCTGCAAGAAGGCCCGCGCGAGGAGTGGTTCGCCTCGGGGAAGATCACGTTCGCGGCGATCGCCGCGTGCGCCGCGCTGTTCCTGTTCGTGCGGGTTCAGCTTGCCGCCCGCGTCCCGCTCGTCGACCTGAAGCCGCTCGCGATCCCGTCGTACGCGATCGGGATCGTGCTCGCGCTCATTACGGGGATCGGTTTCACCGGAACGGCGCTGATCGTACCGCTCTACGCGCAGGACGTGTTGCGCTATCCGGCCGACTTGGCCGGCATCGTGATGGTCCCGAGCGCTCTGGGCTCGGTGCTCGGCACCGAAGTGTCGGGCCGAATCAGCAAGCTGATCCCGCCGATGTTCGTCGCGCTCACGAGCTTGATCGTGTGCGCCGGCTCGACCGCCTGGTTCGCGCTGCTCGGCGACCGGCCGGGCTTCGATCACATCCTGCTGCCGCGGTTCTTGCAAGGCATCGGGCTGGGACTCTTGTACGTGCCGCTGAACGTGCTGCTGATGGCTCACGTGCCGAAACGGCTCATCGACGCGGCCTCCGGGCTCTCCGCGCTGGTGCGACAGATCGGCGCGGGTATGGGTTTCGCCGTGCTCGGCAGCCTCATCGTGCGCTCGCGCATCGCCGCGACGTCGCTGACGGCCAGCCGCGCGCGCCACGATACGTTCTTCAACGATCCCGGCATGGCGGCGCTGCAGCGCTGGTTCGTCGATCACGGCCACTCGGCCGCCGACGCCTCCGCGCTCTCGCTCGCCGCGCTGCAGGAGCTGGTGACGCGCGCCGCGGCCTCGGTCGCGTACTCGGAGACGTTCGTGATCGTCGCGCTGCTGTTCGTCTTCTCGATTCCGTTCCTGCTGTTGTACGAGCTGGTTCCGCGAAAGGAAGCTGACGCCGCATGA
- a CDS encoding 3-aminobutyryl-CoA ammonia lyase, with protein MSAHDAHYGGNLVDGARILGLFGDVATELLIRRDGDEGLFVAYDLVEFKAPVRAGDYIEARGRITAAGKTSRTMEFEAHKVISARPDISASAADVLHEPVLVVRARGTCVTPKEAQRR; from the coding sequence ATGAGCGCGCACGACGCGCACTACGGCGGCAACTTGGTCGACGGAGCGCGCATCTTGGGATTGTTCGGCGACGTCGCGACGGAGCTGCTGATCCGCCGCGACGGCGACGAAGGCTTGTTCGTCGCCTACGATCTGGTCGAGTTCAAAGCGCCCGTCCGCGCCGGCGACTACATCGAAGCGCGCGGCCGCATCACCGCCGCCGGCAAAACCTCGCGCACGATGGAGTTCGAAGCGCACAAAGTCATCAGCGCACGACCCGATATCTCTGCGTCGGCGGCCGACGTGCTGCACGAGCCGGTGCTCGTCGTGCGCGCGCGGGGCACTTGCGTGACGCCGAAGGAAGCGCAGCGGCGCTAA
- a CDS encoding DUF1003 domain-containing protein yields MPERLSGQVDDTIQSIAELERKALENASLQQRAVERFTLAVGRPRTVWIVLALIAAWIAFNTLLVPRGRAPVDPPPFFWLDGVLALAALLMTILILTTENRMAEVDEQRARLNLQISLLAERKVAKVVQLLEELRYDLPSVPNREDREAQEMTIAADPHEVAQELEKRTPTRGEIPQD; encoded by the coding sequence ATGCCTGAGCGGCTGAGCGGACAGGTCGACGACACGATTCAGTCGATCGCCGAGCTCGAGCGCAAGGCGCTCGAGAACGCGTCGCTCCAGCAGCGCGCGGTCGAGCGCTTCACGCTCGCGGTCGGCCGGCCGCGCACGGTGTGGATCGTGCTCGCGCTGATCGCAGCGTGGATCGCGTTCAACACGCTGCTCGTGCCGCGCGGGCGTGCGCCGGTCGATCCGCCGCCGTTCTTCTGGCTCGACGGCGTGCTCGCGCTCGCCGCGCTGCTGATGACGATCCTGATCTTGACCACCGAGAACCGGATGGCCGAGGTCGACGAGCAGCGCGCGCGGCTCAACTTGCAGATCAGCCTGCTGGCGGAGCGAAAGGTCGCGAAGGTCGTGCAGCTGCTCGAAGAGCTGCGCTACGATCTGCCCTCGGTGCCGAACCGCGAGGACCGTGAGGCCCAGGAGATGACGATCGCCGCCGACCCGCACGAGGTCGCCCAAGAGCTGGAAAAGCGAACCCCGACCCGGGGCGAGATTCCCCAGGACTAA
- a CDS encoding AraC family transcriptional regulator codes for MAVELRRVETELGCWTHAEWTPDAGDPLAGAIDRIWDFDGTLNAARERTFPDGMVELIVQLDEPHRAVRDDVTGAHFPAVCVGGLITTAAIVEAPARRCRVLGVRLHPVGAFALLAEPLHALADTTVDLRDVLGRAASELGERCFDAPNGVARVRVAARWAAERIARPTHVDPAIASAARRIVYAGGRTAIAQIEAESGRSRARFVASFREHVGLSPKRFARVVRFRRALAMVHQGVPLPEIALSAGYYDQPHMNAEFRAHTGLTPGEFLRAVCYPHSISLAEA; via the coding sequence ATGGCCGTTGAGCTGCGGCGTGTCGAAACGGAACTTGGCTGCTGGACGCATGCGGAGTGGACGCCCGATGCGGGCGATCCACTTGCCGGCGCGATCGATCGCATCTGGGATTTCGACGGTACGCTCAACGCCGCGCGCGAGCGGACGTTTCCGGACGGCATGGTGGAGCTGATCGTACAGCTCGACGAACCGCACCGGGCGGTTCGTGACGACGTTACCGGAGCGCACTTTCCGGCCGTGTGCGTCGGCGGCTTGATCACGACCGCCGCCATCGTCGAAGCACCGGCGCGGCGCTGCCGCGTGCTCGGCGTCCGGCTGCATCCGGTCGGCGCATTCGCGCTGCTGGCAGAACCGCTGCACGCGCTCGCCGACACGACGGTCGACCTGCGCGACGTCCTCGGCCGCGCCGCGAGCGAGCTGGGTGAACGGTGCTTCGACGCGCCGAACGGCGTCGCCCGGGTGCGCGTCGCGGCGCGGTGGGCCGCCGAGCGCATCGCGCGCCCAACGCACGTCGATCCTGCGATCGCCTCGGCTGCGCGGCGTATTGTGTATGCCGGCGGACGAACGGCGATCGCGCAGATCGAGGCGGAGAGTGGGCGGTCGCGCGCCCGCTTCGTCGCGTCGTTTCGCGAGCACGTCGGTCTCTCGCCGAAGCGCTTCGCGCGCGTCGTGCGATTTCGGCGCGCGCTCGCGATGGTGCACCAGGGCGTGCCGCTCCCGGAAATCGCGCTGAGCGCCGGCTACTACGATCAGCCACACATGAACGCGGAATTTCGCGCGCACACGGGCTTGACGCCCGGCGAGTTCCTGCGAGCCGTCTGCTACCCGCACTCCATCAGCCTGGCCGAAGCCTAA
- the mazG gene encoding nucleoside triphosphate pyrophosphohydrolase yields the protein MIRIVGLGPGDPGLLTLGSRESLRAVGRAATVLAPPELVRFLESDGVAVERALITDQGLFLRGSSEVIDAFVGRIDERDLGLGVLGNPLSDFLGLPILLRALERRGIAAEIVPGMPRATLSASIAMPLVPLPPGSTHHTWDDLVEIMARLRRSCPWDREQTHASLVRYLIEEAYEVVDAIEHGSDVELSEELGDLLFQIVFHSQLATERGKFSVADVIDGLSNKMIRRHPHVFGDVMVADVDAVWANWDQLKAQEAAGQSRTSKLDGIPKHMAALQRGQKMQEKAARVGFDWTDARQITDKLSEELRELADARLKAGDLRAEDPHVREEIGDVMFTVVNLARRLGVDAEGAMRDANTKFERRFRYMEAYAVASGRELNDMSLDELEDLWQQAKTAA from the coding sequence GTGATTCGCATCGTGGGGCTCGGACCGGGCGATCCGGGCCTTCTCACCTTGGGCAGCCGCGAGTCGCTGCGCGCCGTCGGCCGCGCCGCGACCGTGCTCGCCCCGCCGGAGCTGGTTCGGTTTCTGGAGAGCGACGGCGTGGCGGTCGAGCGTGCGCTGATCACCGACCAAGGGCTGTTCCTGCGCGGCTCGAGCGAGGTGATCGACGCGTTCGTCGGCCGGATCGACGAGCGCGATCTCGGCTTGGGCGTGCTCGGCAACCCGCTCTCGGATTTCCTCGGTTTGCCGATCCTGTTGCGCGCGCTCGAGCGGCGCGGGATCGCTGCCGAGATCGTCCCCGGGATGCCGCGCGCAACGCTCTCGGCCTCGATCGCGATGCCGCTCGTTCCGCTCCCGCCGGGCTCGACGCATCACACCTGGGACGACTTGGTCGAGATCATGGCGCGGCTGCGCCGCTCGTGCCCGTGGGACCGCGAGCAGACCCACGCCTCGCTGGTGCGCTATCTGATCGAAGAGGCGTACGAGGTGGTCGACGCGATCGAGCACGGCAGCGACGTCGAGCTCAGCGAAGAGCTCGGCGACCTGCTCTTTCAAATCGTCTTCCACTCGCAGCTCGCGACCGAGCGCGGAAAGTTTTCGGTCGCCGACGTAATCGACGGGCTCTCCAACAAGATGATCCGGCGCCACCCGCACGTCTTCGGCGACGTGATGGTCGCGGACGTCGACGCGGTGTGGGCGAACTGGGACCAGCTCAAGGCGCAAGAAGCGGCGGGTCAGTCGCGCACCTCGAAGCTCGACGGAATTCCCAAGCACATGGCGGCGCTGCAGCGCGGCCAGAAGATGCAGGAGAAAGCCGCGCGCGTCGGCTTCGACTGGACCGACGCCCGCCAGATCACCGACAAGCTCTCCGAAGAGCTGCGTGAGCTGGCCGACGCGCGGCTGAAAGCCGGCGACCTGCGCGCGGAGGACCCGCACGTGCGCGAAGAGATCGGCGACGTGATGTTCACGGTGGTGAACCTCGCGCGCCGGCTCGGCGTCGACGCGGAGGGCGCGATGCGCGACGCGAACACGAAGTTCGAGCGCCGATTCCGCTACATGGAAGCGTACGCGGTCGCGAGCGGCCGGGAGCTCAATGACATGAGCCTGGACGAGTTGGAAGATCTGTGGCAGCAAGCGAAGACCGCGGCGTAG
- a CDS encoding peptidylprolyl isomerase has protein sequence MSRTTRIAAAVGAAALCASLAACANGSGGGSIASVNGQAISRADFDKKLESSPAARQTLNQMVQQDLIDQYARDKKVDVSDAEIDKKLAETKARFPAGQFEQILKQQGLSEADVRQILKQQIVLEKAVGPQVKVSDADIKAYFDKNRQLFDKPEQIKARHVLVADPKTAQTVFAKLKADPSDANWAAVAKQYSTDPSSKDKGGDLGYFGRGQMVPAFQDAAFAAKVGQVVGPVHSQFGYHVIQVEDRKPAQKATLASAHDQIKTQLTQQQQSQQVPLFLQSLRANAKIDVYDDRYKDLFPPTTPAGAAPPSGAPASAPPAASPAAAPTK, from the coding sequence ATGTCCCGTACAACCCGCATCGCCGCCGCCGTGGGCGCGGCTGCGCTCTGCGCCTCGCTTGCCGCCTGCGCCAACGGCTCGGGCGGCGGCAGCATCGCCTCGGTGAACGGCCAGGCGATCAGCCGCGCCGATTTCGACAAGAAGCTCGAGTCGAGCCCGGCGGCGCGCCAGACCCTCAACCAGATGGTCCAGCAGGACCTGATCGACCAGTACGCGCGCGACAAGAAGGTCGACGTCAGCGACGCCGAGATCGACAAGAAGCTCGCCGAGACCAAAGCTCGCTTCCCGGCCGGCCAGTTCGAGCAGATTCTCAAGCAGCAGGGCCTGAGCGAAGCCGACGTTCGGCAGATTCTGAAGCAGCAGATCGTGCTCGAAAAGGCGGTCGGCCCGCAGGTCAAGGTCAGCGACGCCGACATCAAGGCGTACTTCGACAAGAACCGCCAGCTCTTCGACAAGCCCGAGCAGATCAAGGCGCGCCACGTTTTGGTTGCCGACCCCAAGACGGCGCAGACCGTGTTCGCCAAGCTCAAGGCAGACCCGAGCGACGCCAACTGGGCTGCGGTCGCCAAGCAGTACTCGACCGACCCGTCCAGCAAGGACAAGGGCGGCGACCTCGGCTACTTCGGCCGCGGGCAGATGGTTCCGGCGTTCCAAGACGCCGCGTTCGCGGCGAAGGTTGGCCAAGTCGTCGGCCCGGTGCACTCGCAGTTCGGCTACCACGTGATCCAGGTCGAAGACCGGAAGCCGGCGCAGAAGGCGACGCTCGCCTCCGCGCACGATCAGATCAAGACGCAGCTGACCCAGCAGCAGCAGTCGCAGCAGGTCCCGCTGTTCTTGCAGAGCCTGCGCGCGAACGCGAAGATCGACGTCTACGACGATCGCTACAAGGACCTCTTCCCGCCGACGACGCCCGCCGGTGCGGCGCCGCCCAGCGGCGCGCCTGCAAGCGCCCCGCCGGCCGCATCTCCGGCCGCAGCGCCGACGAAGTAG
- a CDS encoding type II toxin-antitoxin system HicB family antitoxin, whose amino-acid sequence MMTPTYLIVPERSHDGSWWAIAPDLPGLVMFGETREELIANAPDAMLDYFDAQRDAGFEIAAPGTYPVELIYDQEEPVPVTVTVPAA is encoded by the coding sequence ATGATGACCCCGACCTATTTGATCGTTCCGGAACGGAGTCACGACGGGAGCTGGTGGGCGATTGCGCCCGACCTCCCGGGCTTGGTGATGTTCGGCGAAACGCGAGAGGAGCTCATCGCCAACGCTCCTGACGCGATGTTGGACTACTTCGATGCGCAGCGCGACGCGGGGTTCGAGATCGCGGCGCCCGGGACGTATCCTGTCGAGTTGATCTACGATCAGGAAGAACCGGTCCCCGTGACGGTTACGGTGCCCGCCGCTTGA
- a CDS encoding RNA-binding S4 domain-containing protein, giving the protein MRLDKFMKVSRLAKRRTEAKDGIEAGRITKDGRALKPGYDVKVGDVLVIHYRTKFLTVRVLTVPERVLPSLKPADLYEIVEERKDDPVDWLR; this is encoded by the coding sequence ATGCGGCTCGACAAGTTCATGAAGGTTTCGCGGCTGGCGAAGCGGCGCACGGAGGCGAAGGACGGGATCGAGGCCGGGCGGATCACCAAGGACGGGCGCGCGCTCAAACCCGGCTACGACGTCAAGGTGGGAGACGTGCTGGTGATTCACTATCGCACCAAGTTTCTCACCGTGCGCGTGCTGACCGTGCCGGAACGCGTGCTGCCCTCGCTGAAGCCGGCCGACCTGTACGAGATCGTCGAGGAGCGCAAGGACGATCCGGTGGACTGGCTGCGATAG